Proteins encoded by one window of Pseudomonas sp. LS44:
- the mupP gene encoding N-acetylmuramic acid 6-phosphate phosphatase MupP: MRLRAVLFDMDGTLLDSAPDFIAVVQAMRTDRGLPLLDEQLIRDQVSGGARAMVATGFSIVPKDAAFEPLRLEFLERYQHHCAVLTRPFDGIAELLADIEHAKLIWGVVTNKPVRYAAPIMQQLGLAERSALLICPDHVTRSKPDPEMLVLACQQLDLDPASVLFVGDDLRDIESGRAAGTRTAAVTYGYIHPSDNARNWGADVVVDHPLELRSVLDRALCSC, from the coding sequence ATGCGACTGCGCGCAGTTCTTTTCGACATGGATGGCACGCTACTCGACAGCGCGCCGGACTTCATCGCAGTGGTCCAGGCGATGCGCACCGATCGCGGCTTACCGCTTTTGGATGAACAACTGATCCGCGACCAGGTCTCCGGCGGTGCCCGGGCAATGGTCGCCACCGGCTTCAGCATCGTCCCGAAAGACGCGGCCTTCGAGCCGCTGCGCCTGGAGTTTCTCGAGCGCTATCAGCATCACTGCGCCGTGCTGACGCGGCCCTTCGATGGGATCGCCGAGCTGCTCGCCGACATCGAGCACGCCAAGCTGATCTGGGGCGTGGTGACCAACAAGCCGGTGCGCTACGCCGCGCCGATCATGCAGCAGCTGGGCCTGGCCGAGCGTTCGGCACTGCTGATCTGCCCGGATCATGTGACGCGTAGCAAGCCTGATCCGGAAATGCTCGTCCTGGCTTGCCAACAGCTGGACCTAGACCCAGCCAGCGTGCTGTTCGTCGGCGACGACCTGCGCGACATCGAATCCGGCCGCGCCGCCGGCACGCGCACGGCAGCCGTGACCTACGGCTATATCCACCCGAGCGACAACGCGCGGAACTGGGGAGCCGACGTGGTCGTCGACCACCCGCTGGAACTGCGCAGCGTGCTCGATCGCGCACTGTGTAGCTGCTGA
- the mtnA gene encoding S-methyl-5-thioribose-1-phosphate isomerase: protein MREQLLAAEKVKAIDWRDGVLYLLDQRLLPFEEKWQACTSAAEVAEAIRLMIVRGAPIIGIAAAYGVVLGARARQQVGGDWQAALEEDLQLLAEARPTAVNLVWALNRMRERLARLKKSDDPLIVLEAEAEAIHLSDREANLTMAQLGVDLIRKHQGNPQTFLTHCNAGALATGGFGTALGVIRGAWLEGLVERIYADETRPWLQGSRLTAWELVNEGIPLSLNADSAAAHLMKTKGITWVIVGADRIAANGDVANKIGTYQLAVNAMHHGVRFMVVAPSSTIDMSLESGEDIPIEERASSELLELGGQRVAAGAEAVNPVFDVTPADLIDYLVTEKGVIERPDTAKLAQLMCRKRLH from the coding sequence ATGCGCGAGCAATTGTTGGCAGCGGAGAAGGTGAAAGCCATCGATTGGCGGGATGGCGTGCTGTATCTGCTCGATCAACGGCTCCTGCCTTTCGAGGAAAAATGGCAGGCGTGCACGTCTGCAGCTGAGGTTGCTGAGGCGATTCGTCTAATGATTGTGCGCGGAGCCCCGATCATTGGTATTGCGGCCGCCTATGGCGTGGTGCTCGGCGCGCGGGCGCGGCAGCAGGTCGGTGGCGATTGGCAGGCCGCACTGGAAGAGGACCTGCAGTTGCTGGCCGAGGCGCGGCCTACGGCAGTCAACTTGGTCTGGGCGCTCAATCGCATGCGCGAGCGCCTGGCTCGCCTGAAGAAGAGCGACGATCCGCTGATCGTGCTGGAGGCTGAAGCCGAGGCCATTCACTTGAGCGATCGCGAAGCCAATCTGACCATGGCTCAGCTGGGCGTCGATCTGATCCGCAAGCATCAGGGCAATCCGCAGACGTTCCTGACCCATTGCAACGCTGGCGCGCTGGCTACCGGCGGCTTCGGCACCGCGCTGGGGGTGATTCGCGGCGCCTGGCTGGAGGGTTTGGTCGAGCGCATTTACGCCGATGAAACCCGGCCTTGGCTGCAGGGCAGTCGGTTGACTGCCTGGGAGTTGGTCAACGAGGGGATTCCGCTCAGCCTGAATGCCGACTCCGCCGCGGCGCACCTGATGAAGACCAAGGGTATTACCTGGGTGATCGTCGGCGCCGATCGCATCGCGGCCAATGGCGATGTGGCCAACAAGATTGGCACCTATCAACTGGCGGTCAATGCCATGCACCACGGCGTGCGATTCATGGTGGTGGCGCCCAGTTCGACCATCGATATGAGCCTGGAAAGCGGTGAGGATATTCCAATCGAGGAGCGCGCTAGTAGTGAGCTGCTGGAGTTGGGCGGGCAGCGCGTGGCTGCTGGGGCTGAGGCGGTCAATCCGGTGTTCGACGTCACTCCAGCTGATCTGATCGACTATCTGGTTACTGAGAAGGGCGTGATCGAACGTCCCGACACGGCAAAACTGGCGCAATTGATGTGCCGCAAACGCCTGCACTGA
- the gyrA gene encoding DNA gyrase subunit A translates to MGELAKEILPVNIEDELKQSYLDYAMSVIVGRALPDARDGLKPVHRRVLFAMSELGNDWNKPYKKSARVVGDVIGKYHPHGDTAVYDTIVRMAQPFSLRYMLVDGQGNFGSVDGDSAAAMRYTEVRMARLAHELLADLDKETVDWVPNYDGTEQIPAVMPTKVPNLLVNGSSGIAVGMATNIPPHNLSEVIDGCLALMDNAELTVDELMQYIPGPDFPTAGIINGRAGIIEAYRTGRGRIYIRARAEIEDIDKVGGRQQIIITELPYQLNKARLIEKIAELVKEKKIEGITELRDESDKDGMRVVIELRRGEVGEVVLNNLYAQTQMQSVFGINVVALVDGQPRTMNLKDMLEVFVRHRREVVTRRTVYELRKARERGHILEGQTVALSNIDPVIALIKASPTSAEAKERLIATAWESTAVEAMVERAGADSCRPQDLDPQFGLRDGKYYLSPEQAQAILELRLHRLTGLEHEKLLAEYQEILELIGELIRILANPERLMEVIREELEKVKAEFGDARRTQIVASQVDLTIADLITEEERVVTISHGGYAKSQPLAAYQAQRRGGRGKSATGVKDEDYIEHLLVANSHATLLLFSSKGKVYWLRTFEIPEASRTARGRPLVNLLPLDEGERITAMLQVDLEALRKQAPEGEELDDIEGVLVEQDEVVEDVAEGDDADEADDSDDKEEPTGAYIFMATANGTVKKTPLVQFSKPRSSGLIALRLEEGDTLIAAAVTDGAREVMMFSDGGKVIRFKESKVRTMGRTARGVRGMRLPEGQHIISMLIPEPEAQILTASARGYGKRTAMIEFPKRGRGGQGVIAMVSNERNGKLVGAIQVLDGEEIMLISDQGTLVRTRVDEVSSLSRNTQGVTLIKLASDETLVGLERVQEPSEVEDEELVGDEAGEAIESVELAGDVAAEEAPLADE, encoded by the coding sequence ATGGGCGAACTGGCCAAAGAAATTCTACCGGTCAATATCGAAGACGAGCTGAAGCAGTCTTACCTCGATTACGCAATGAGCGTGATCGTCGGACGTGCGCTGCCGGATGCACGCGATGGTTTGAAACCTGTGCACCGCCGTGTGCTGTTCGCCATGAGCGAGTTGGGCAACGACTGGAACAAGCCCTACAAAAAATCCGCCCGTGTAGTCGGTGACGTGATCGGTAAATATCACCCGCATGGTGATACCGCTGTATACGACACCATCGTGCGGATGGCCCAGCCGTTTTCGCTGCGCTACATGCTGGTCGACGGCCAGGGCAACTTCGGCTCGGTCGATGGCGACAGCGCCGCCGCCATGCGATACACCGAGGTGCGCATGGCCAGGCTGGCCCATGAGCTGCTCGCTGATCTGGACAAGGAAACCGTCGATTGGGTGCCCAACTACGACGGCACCGAGCAAATCCCGGCGGTCATGCCGACCAAAGTTCCCAACCTGCTAGTCAATGGCTCTAGTGGTATCGCCGTGGGTATGGCGACCAATATTCCGCCGCACAACCTCAGCGAAGTCATCGACGGTTGCCTGGCGCTGATGGACAACGCCGAACTGACCGTCGATGAACTGATGCAGTACATCCCCGGTCCGGATTTCCCCACCGCCGGCATCATCAACGGCCGTGCGGGCATCATCGAGGCCTATCGCACGGGCCGCGGGCGCATCTATATCCGCGCTCGCGCCGAGATCGAGGACATCGACAAGGTCGGTGGTCGTCAGCAGATCATCATTACCGAGTTGCCATACCAGCTGAACAAGGCTCGCTTGATCGAGAAGATCGCCGAGCTGGTTAAAGAGAAGAAAATCGAAGGCATCACCGAGCTGCGCGATGAGTCCGACAAGGACGGCATGCGGGTGGTCATCGAGCTGCGTCGCGGCGAAGTGGGCGAGGTCGTGCTCAACAACCTCTACGCCCAGACGCAGATGCAGAGCGTGTTCGGTATCAACGTGGTGGCGCTGGTCGATGGCCAGCCACGCACCATGAACCTCAAGGACATGCTCGAAGTGTTCGTTCGTCACCGCCGCGAAGTGGTGACCCGGCGCACTGTGTACGAGCTGCGCAAGGCCCGTGAGCGTGGCCACATCCTCGAAGGTCAGACCGTTGCGCTGTCCAACATCGATCCGGTGATCGCGTTGATCAAGGCCTCGCCGACCTCGGCCGAAGCCAAAGAGCGTTTGATTGCTACCGCCTGGGAATCCACTGCGGTGGAAGCCATGGTCGAGCGTGCCGGCGCCGATTCCTGCCGCCCGCAGGATCTCGATCCGCAATTCGGTCTGCGTGACGGTAAGTACTACCTGTCGCCGGAACAGGCCCAGGCGATCCTGGAACTGCGTCTGCATCGCCTGACTGGCCTGGAGCATGAAAAACTGCTCGCCGAGTATCAGGAAATCCTCGAACTGATCGGCGAGTTGATCCGTATCCTGGCCAACCCCGAGCGCCTGATGGAAGTCATTCGCGAGGAGCTGGAGAAGGTCAAGGCTGAGTTCGGCGATGCCCGCCGCACCCAGATCGTCGCTTCGCAGGTCGATTTGACCATTGCCGATCTGATCACCGAAGAAGAGCGCGTGGTGACCATTTCCCATGGCGGCTACGCCAAATCCCAGCCGCTGGCCGCCTACCAGGCGCAGCGTCGCGGCGGGCGTGGCAAGTCGGCCACCGGGGTGAAGGACGAGGACTACATCGAACACCTGTTGGTCGCCAACAGCCACGCCACGCTGTTGCTGTTCTCTAGCAAGGGCAAGGTCTATTGGTTGCGCACCTTCGAAATTCCGGAAGCCTCGCGTACCGCGCGCGGCCGTCCGCTGGTCAACCTGTTGCCGCTGGACGAGGGCGAGCGCATCACCGCGATGCTGCAAGTCGATCTGGAAGCCTTGCGTAAGCAAGCGCCGGAAGGCGAAGAGCTGGATGACATCGAGGGCGTACTGGTTGAGCAAGACGAGGTCGTCGAGGACGTGGCTGAAGGCGATGACGCCGATGAAGCCGACGACTCGGATGATAAAGAAGAGCCGACCGGCGCTTACATCTTCATGGCTACCGCCAACGGCACCGTGAAGAAGACCCCGCTGGTGCAGTTCAGCAAGCCGCGTAGTTCCGGCCTGATCGCGCTGCGCCTGGAAGAGGGCGACACTTTGATCGCCGCCGCGGTAACCGACGGCGCGCGGGAAGTGATGATGTTCTCCGACGGCGGCAAGGTTATCCGCTTCAAGGAAAGCAAGGTGCGCACCATGGGTCGTACCGCTCGCGGCGTGCGCGGCATGCGTCTTCCGGAAGGGCAGCACATCATTTCCATGCTGATCCCCGAGCCGGAGGCGCAGATCCTCACCGCGTCGGCGCGTGGCTACGGCAAGCGCACCGCCATGATCGAGTTCCCGAAACGTGGTCGCGGCGGTCAGGGCGTCATCGCCATGGTCAGCAACGAGCGTAACGGCAAGTTGGTCGGTGCCATTCAGGTGCTCGATGGCGAGGAGATCATGCTGATCTCCGACCAGGGCACTCTGGTGCGCACGCGGGTCGATGAAGTGTCCAGCCTGAGCCGCAACACTCAGGGCGTGACTCTGATCAAGCTGGCCAGCGATGAAACCCTGGTTGGTCTGGAGCGGGTGCAGGAGCCTTCCGAGGTTGAGGACGAAGAGCTGGTCGGCGATGAGGCGGGCGAAGCTATCGAGTCCGTCGAGCTCGCCGGAGACGTGGCGGCCGAGGAAGCTCCGCTCGCCGACGAGTGA
- the pheA gene encoding prephenate dehydratase: protein MSELELKALRVRIDNLDEQILGLISDRASCAQEVARVKMASLAEGETPVFYRPEREAWVLKHIMDLNKGPLDNEEVARLFREIMSSCLALEQPLKIAYLGPEGTFSQAAALKHFGHAVISTPMAAIDEVFREVAAGAVNFGVVPVENSTEGAVNHTLDSFLEHDMVICGEVELRIHHHLLVGDTTKTDRITRIYSHAQSLAQCRKWLDAHYPNVERVAVSSNADAAKRVKSEWNSAAIAGDMAASLYGLNKLFEKIEDRPDNSTRFLIIGSQEVPPTGDDKTSVIVSMRNKPGALHELLVPFHSNGIDLTRIETRPSRSGKWTYVFFIDFVGHHRDPLIKDVLEKINQEAVALKVLGSYPKAVL, encoded by the coding sequence ATGTCCGAGCTGGAACTCAAAGCGCTGCGCGTGCGCATCGATAATCTTGACGAGCAGATTCTCGGCCTGATCAGCGATCGCGCCAGCTGCGCCCAAGAGGTCGCGCGGGTGAAGATGGCCAGCCTCGCCGAAGGCGAAACGCCGGTGTTCTACCGCCCCGAGCGTGAAGCCTGGGTGCTCAAGCACATCATGGATTTGAACAAGGGCCCACTGGACAACGAAGAGGTCGCCCGCTTATTTCGGGAGATCATGTCGTCCTGCTTGGCCTTGGAGCAGCCGCTCAAGATCGCCTATCTGGGTCCGGAAGGCACCTTCTCCCAGGCGGCCGCGCTGAAGCATTTCGGCCATGCGGTGATTAGCACGCCGATGGCGGCGATCGACGAAGTATTCCGTGAAGTGGCTGCCGGTGCGGTCAATTTCGGGGTGGTGCCGGTGGAAAACTCCACCGAGGGTGCGGTCAACCACACCCTCGACAGCTTCCTCGAGCACGACATGGTGATTTGCGGCGAAGTCGAGCTGCGCATCCACCATCATCTGCTGGTGGGCGACACCACCAAGACCGATCGGATCACCCGCATCTACTCCCATGCGCAGTCATTGGCGCAATGCCGCAAATGGCTGGATGCGCATTACCCGAACGTCGAGCGCGTGGCGGTTTCCAGTAACGCCGATGCGGCCAAGCGGGTGAAAAGTGAGTGGAACTCGGCGGCTATTGCCGGCGATATGGCGGCCAGTCTGTACGGTCTGAACAAGCTCTTCGAGAAGATCGAGGATCGCCCGGACAACTCCACACGCTTCCTGATCATTGGGAGCCAGGAAGTGCCACCGACTGGCGATGACAAAACGTCGGTCATCGTCTCCATGCGCAACAAGCCCGGCGCTCTGCATGAGCTGTTGGTGCCGTTCCACAGCAACGGCATCGATCTGACCCGTATCGAAACCCGGCCTTCGCGCAGCGGCAAGTGGACCTATGTGTTCTTTATCGACTTCGTCGGCCATCACCGTGATCCGCTGATCAAGGATGTGCTGGAGAAGATCAATCAGGAAGCCGTAGCACTGAAAGTGCTTGGGTCTTATCCGAAGGCGGTGCTCTGA
- the ubiG gene encoding bifunctional 2-polyprenyl-6-hydroxyphenol methylase/3-demethylubiquinol 3-O-methyltransferase UbiG, translated as MSNVDHAEIAKFEALAHRWWDRESEFKPLHDINPLRVNWIDERAKLAGKKVLDVGCGGGILSEAMAQRGATVTGIDMGEAPLAVAQLHQLESGVEVEYRQITAEALAEEMPEQFDVVTCLEMLEHVPDPASVIDACRRMVKPGGQVFFSTINRNPKAYLFAIVGAEYLMNLLPRGTHDFKKFIRPSELGAWSRTSGLTVKDIIGLTYNPLTKHYKLAADVDVNYMIHTLKEQ; from the coding sequence ATGAGCAACGTCGACCACGCTGAAATTGCTAAATTCGAAGCCCTGGCTCACCGCTGGTGGGACCGCGAAAGCGAATTCAAGCCACTGCACGACATCAACCCGCTACGCGTCAACTGGATCGACGAGCGCGCCAAGCTGGCCGGCAAGAAGGTCCTCGACGTCGGCTGCGGCGGCGGCATCCTCAGCGAAGCCATGGCCCAGCGTGGCGCGACCGTCACCGGCATCGACATGGGCGAAGCGCCATTGGCCGTAGCCCAGCTGCATCAACTGGAGTCTGGCGTCGAGGTCGAATACCGGCAGATCACCGCCGAAGCCCTGGCCGAGGAAATGCCCGAGCAGTTCGACGTGGTCACCTGCCTGGAAATGCTTGAGCACGTGCCCGACCCAGCGTCGGTAATCGACGCCTGCCGCCGCATGGTCAAGCCTGGCGGCCAGGTGTTCTTCTCGACCATCAACCGCAACCCCAAGGCCTATCTGTTCGCCATCGTCGGCGCCGAATACCTGATGAACCTGTTGCCGCGCGGCACCCATGACTTCAAGAAGTTCATCCGCCCGTCCGAGTTGGGCGCCTGGAGCCGCACCAGCGGTCTGACCGTCAAGGACATTATCGGCCTGACCTACAACCCGCTGACCAAGCACTACAAGCTGGCTGCGGACGTCGACGTCAACTACATGATCCACACGCTCAAGGAGCAGTAA
- a CDS encoding TRZ/ATZ family hydrolase yields the protein MPEPLAPLDLLLLPTWLVPVEPAGVVLREHGLGIRDGVITLIAPREQALRHPATVVRELPGHLLTPGLINAHGHAAMSLFRGLADDLPLMNWLQQHIWPAEAKWVDETFVRDGTELAIAEQLKGGISCFADMYFFPEIASELVHNSGIRAQISIPVLDFPTPGARDANEALRKGLKLFDDLKQHPRISVAFGPHAPYSVSDDKLESVRMLAEELDAGIHMHVHETAFEVQQSLELYGQRPLARLARLGLLGPRFQAVHMTQVDDEDLVLLVESNSSVIHCPESNLKLASGFCPVERLWQAGVNVAIGTDGAASNNNLDLLGETHTAALLAKAVAGSASALDAHRALRMATLNGARALGIEAKTGSLEIGKAADLVVFDLSRLAQQPIYDPVSQLIYTSNRDCVQHLWVGGKQLLDAGQLTRLDEQRIAATARAWGERIAGH from the coding sequence ATGCCCGAACCGCTCGCCCCGCTCGACCTGTTGCTACTGCCGACCTGGCTGGTACCGGTCGAGCCCGCTGGCGTCGTCCTTCGCGAGCATGGGCTAGGTATTCGCGATGGCGTGATCACCTTGATCGCCCCGCGCGAGCAGGCGCTGCGCCATCCGGCGACGGTCGTGCGCGAGCTGCCGGGCCACCTGCTCACACCGGGCCTGATCAATGCTCATGGGCATGCCGCGATGAGCCTGTTCCGCGGACTGGCCGACGATCTGCCGCTGATGAATTGGCTGCAACAACATATTTGGCCCGCGGAAGCCAAGTGGGTGGATGAAACCTTCGTCCGCGACGGCACCGAACTAGCAATTGCCGAGCAGCTCAAAGGCGGCATCAGCTGCTTCGCCGATATGTACTTTTTTCCGGAAATTGCCAGCGAGTTGGTGCACAACAGTGGCATCCGCGCGCAAATCAGCATTCCCGTGCTGGACTTTCCCACCCCCGGCGCCCGCGATGCCAACGAGGCGCTGCGCAAGGGACTGAAGCTGTTCGATGACCTCAAGCAGCATCCGCGCATCAGCGTGGCGTTCGGCCCCCACGCGCCCTATTCGGTGAGCGACGACAAGCTCGAAAGCGTGCGCATGCTGGCCGAGGAGCTGGATGCCGGCATTCATATGCATGTGCATGAAACCGCCTTCGAGGTCCAACAGAGCCTTGAGCTATACGGCCAGCGCCCCTTGGCGCGCCTGGCCCGCCTCGGCCTGCTGGGGCCGCGCTTTCAGGCCGTGCACATGACTCAGGTCGACGATGAAGACTTGGTCCTGCTGGTAGAAAGCAACAGCAGCGTGATCCACTGCCCCGAGTCCAACCTCAAGCTGGCCAGCGGCTTCTGCCCGGTCGAGCGCTTGTGGCAGGCCGGCGTCAATGTGGCGATCGGCACGGATGGCGCCGCCAGCAACAACAATCTGGACCTGCTTGGCGAAACCCACACCGCCGCCTTACTGGCCAAGGCCGTGGCCGGCTCGGCGAGCGCCCTGGACGCCCACCGCGCGCTGCGCATGGCCACCCTCAACGGCGCCCGCGCACTCGGCATCGAAGCAAAGACCGGCTCGCTGGAAATTGGCAAAGCCGCCGACCTGGTCGTCTTCGACCTGTCGCGCCTGGCCCAACAGCCGATCTACGACCCGGTCTCGCAACTGATCTACACCAGCAACCGCGACTGCGTGCAGCACCTCTGGGTCGGCGGCAAGCAATTGCTGGATGCCGGCCAACTGACGCGCCTCGACGAACAGCGCATTGCCGCCACCGCTCGCGCCTGGGGCGAGCGCATCGCCGGCCACTGA
- the serC gene encoding 3-phosphoserine/phosphohydroxythreonine transaminase, whose product MSKRAYNFCAGPAALPEAVLQRAQAELLDWQGKGLSVMEMSHRSDEYVAIAEKAEQDLRDLLSIPSNYKVLFLQGGASQQFAEIPLNLLPEEGVADYIDTGIWSKKSIEEARRYGNINVAASAKPYDYFAIPGQNDWQLSQNAAYLHYASNETIGGLQFDWIPEVGDVPLVADMSSDILSRELDVSRFGLIYAGAQKNIGPSGLVVVIVREDLLGKARSTCPTMLNYKVAADNGSMYNTPATFSWYLSGLVFEWLKEQGGVAAMEQRNKAKKELLYGAIDRSDFYSNPIAHNARSWMNVPFRLADEKLDKPFLVGADARGLLNLKGHRSVGGMRASIYNAVGIDAVEALVAYMAEFEKEHG is encoded by the coding sequence GTGAGCAAGCGAGCCTATAACTTCTGCGCCGGCCCAGCCGCGCTTCCCGAAGCCGTCCTGCAACGTGCTCAGGCGGAACTTCTCGATTGGCAGGGCAAGGGTCTGTCGGTGATGGAGATGAGCCATCGCAGCGACGAGTACGTGGCCATCGCCGAGAAGGCCGAGCAGGATCTGCGCGATCTGCTGTCCATTCCGTCCAACTATAAGGTGCTGTTCCTGCAAGGCGGCGCCAGCCAGCAGTTCGCCGAGATCCCCCTCAATCTACTGCCCGAAGAGGGTGTCGCCGATTACATCGACACCGGTATCTGGTCGAAGAAGAGCATCGAAGAAGCGCGCCGCTACGGCAATATTAATGTCGCAGCCAGCGCCAAGCCGTATGACTATTTCGCCATTCCTGGGCAGAACGACTGGCAGTTGAGCCAGAACGCGGCCTACCTGCATTACGCCAGCAACGAAACCATTGGTGGCCTGCAGTTCGACTGGATTCCCGAGGTTGGTGACGTGCCGCTGGTGGCGGATATGTCTTCGGACATCCTTTCCCGCGAGTTGGACGTTTCCAGGTTCGGCCTGATCTACGCCGGTGCGCAGAAGAACATCGGCCCCAGCGGCCTGGTGGTGGTAATCGTCCGCGAGGATTTGCTTGGCAAGGCGCGCTCCACTTGCCCGACCATGCTCAATTACAAGGTCGCTGCCGATAACGGCTCGATGTACAACACGCCGGCAACCTTCTCCTGGTACCTCTCGGGTCTGGTGTTCGAGTGGTTGAAAGAGCAGGGCGGCGTCGCGGCGATGGAACAGCGCAACAAGGCCAAGAAAGAGCTGCTGTACGGCGCCATCGACCGCAGTGACTTCTACAGCAACCCGATTGCGCACAATGCCCGCTCGTGGATGAACGTGCCGTTCCGTCTTGCCGACGAGAAGCTCGACAAGCCCTTCCTGGTCGGTGCCGATGCGCGCGGCCTGCTCAATCTCAAGGGCCATCGCTCGGTAGGCGGCATGCGCGCCTCCATCTACAACGCGGTCGGAATCGACGCAGTGGAAGCCTTGGTGGCCTACATGGCCGAGTTCGAAAAGGAGCACGGTTGA